In one window of Miscanthus floridulus cultivar M001 chromosome 12, ASM1932011v1, whole genome shotgun sequence DNA:
- the LOC136495986 gene encoding uncharacterized protein, which translates to MSKNSDEEKGRWDQVMEHFDLLFQQMNDIGVIQQEMKRELTLTKEDQKLIAKQVQANGQAVATLTLKQMENEALSDHSDGNSVVFDDEEQPFHNIFGKNEHEDKAGTSKQPRHNREHPRKEALPHHTLPKIHFPKFDGTNPKIWFDNCVNYFTIYSIPDELKVTAATMHLEGNASKWWQAYKQNHVIPNWKAFCEIIQEKFGADDYRNAINDLLALRQTITVEEYTLAFQALQYDITMHNSHYDDIFFASTYVAGLKDDIKAVVEPHVPVTVDRAVINAIVVNELDKEEITEEQLNQLAIEDALTEDFCQLSINAISGADTESSIKLKTLVKDKTICRVSKPSNNSNATKKSETDSMVQNLQWYIRGHTLSADMGRPVKIQGLLTPPLQATPISATKLYHSAKGNDTWAFAIVDAPSTEVPGLTEPQQPAIQNILHQCYDHAIPLTPGAIPINTRPYHYSPQHKIEIEQQVKELLAAGLITHNHSPFASPVLLVKKKDDSWRFCVDYRKLNDITIKNRFPRPVIEEILDELVEAQYFTKLDMKSGYHQVRMLPEDEYKTAFKTHHGHYQFKVIPFGLTNAPATFQCIMNQILQPYLRKFAIVFLDDILIYSNTLEEHAEHVQLVLQTLRENQLYLKLSKCSFSQHQLEYLGHIISSKGVATDPAKTAAMLHWPQPTSITEVRAFLGLTGYYRKFVQGYGVLAKPLTAILRQKTFQWTDQAQEAFDKLKVAMTKTPVLTLPNFQLPFQVETDACGEGIGAVLMQQGKPIAFLSKALGEKHKSVYI; encoded by the exons ATGTCGAAGAATTCGGATGAGGAGAAAGGCCGTTGGGACCAGGTGATGGAGCATTTTGATTTGCTTTTCCAACAAATGAATGACATTGGGGTCATCCAGCAGGAGATGAAACGAGAGCTTACATTaaccaaggaagatcagaagcTGATTGCAAAGCAGGTTCAGGCCAATGGACAGGCAGTAGCCACGCTGACCTTGAAGCAAATGGAAAACGAGGCCTTGTCTGATCATTCAGATGGCAATTCAGTGGTATTTGATGACGAAGAGCAACCTTTTCACAATATCTTTGGCAAGAACGAGCACGAGGACAAGGCTGGCACTTCTAAGCAGCCAAGACACAATAGAGAGCACCCAAGAAAGGAGGCTCTCCCTCACCACACATTGCCCAAGATACACTTCCCAAAGTTTGATGGCACAAACCCTAAGATTTGGTTTGATAACTGTGTCAACTACTTCACTATCTACTCCATCCCTGATGAGTTAAAGGTCACGGCTGCAACTATGCACCTCGAAGGCAATGCATCTAAATGGTGGCAAGCATACAAACAGAACCATGTGATCCCCAACTGGAAGGCTTTCTGTGAGATAATACAGGAGAAATTTGGAGCTGATGATTACAGGAATGCCATCAATGACCTGCTTGCACTAAGGCAAACTATAACTGTGGAGGAGTACACACTTGCATTTCAAGCCCTGCAGTACGACATTACTATGCACAACAGTCATTATGATGACATCTTTTTTGCTTCAACCTATGTAGCCGGCCTGAAGGATGACATCAAGGCAGTGGTGGAACCTCATGTCCCAGTGACAGTGGACAGAGCAGTG ATCAATGCCATAGTGGTGAATGAGTTGGATAAAGAAGAGATCACTGAAGAACAACTCAACCAATTGGCTATAGAAGATGCACTGACTGAGGACTTCTGTCAATTATCCATCAATGCAATCTCTGGTGCTGACACAGAAAGTTCTATTAAGCTGAAGACTTTGGTCAAGGACAAG ACAATTTGCAGAGTTAGCAAACCTTCCAACAATTCCAATGCCACCAAGAAGAGTGAAACTGACTCTATGGTCCAAAACTTGCAGTGGTATATTCGAGGCCATACATTATCTGCTGACATG GGCAGACCAGTAAAAATTCAGGGACTCCTAACACCACCACTTCAAGCAACTCCCATTTCTGCAACCAAGCTGTACCACTCAGCTAAAGGAAATGACACCTGGGCTTTTGCTATTGTTGATGCCCCATCCACTGAAGTGCCAGGACTTACTGAACCACAGCAACCTGCTATTCAGAATATCTTGCATCA ATGTTATGATCATGCTATACCATTGACACCTGGTGCTATACCAATCAATACAAGACCATATCACTATTCACCACAACACAAGATAGAGATAGAACAACAGGTCAAGGAACTATTGGCAGCTGGGCTTATCACTCACAACCACAGCCCATTTGCTTCACCTGTTCTGTTGGTCAAGAAAAAGGATGACAGCTGGAGGTTCTGTGTAGATTACAGGAAACTCAATGATATTACAATCAAAAACAGATTTCCCAGGCCCGTCATTGAGGAGATACTGGATGAATTAGTAGAAGCACAATACTTCACCAAACTTGACATGAAGTCAGGGTACCATCAAGTGAGGATGCTACCTGAGGATGAGTACAAAACAGCATTTAAAACTCATCATGGACATTATCAATTTAAGGTAATACCTTTTGGCCTTACTAATGCTCCAGCAACATTCCAATGCATCATGAACCAGATACTGCAACCCTACTTGAGGAAGTTTGCTATAGTGTTCTTGGATGATATTCTGATATACAGTAACACTCtcgaagagcatgctgaacatgtCCAGTTAGTGTTACAAACTTTAAGAGAAAACCAACTATATTTGAAGTTGTCCAAGTGCTCTTTTTCTCAACATCAACTGGAGTACTTGGGGCATATCATTTCCAGTAAAGGTGTTGCTACTGACCCAGCCAAAACAGCAGCAATGTTACATTGGCCACAACCAACATCTATCACAGAGGTCAGAGCATTCTTGGGACTCACAGGATACTACAGAAAATTTGTCCAAGGGTATGGGGTACTAGCCAAACCACTGACAGCCATACTGAGACAGAAGACATTTCAGTGGACAGATCAGGCTCAGGAAGCTTTtgataagctgaaggtggcaatGACCAAGACACCAGTACTCACATTACCAAATTTTCAGCTCCCTTTCCAGGTAGAGACTGATGCTTGTGGAGAAGGCATAGGGGCAGTGTTGATGCAGCAAGGCAAACCAATAGCATTCTTGAGCAAGGCTTTAGGAGAGAAGCACAAATCTGTCTATATATGA